CAAATTAAAAAAGTTAAGGAGTCAACTTGAATATTTACTGTCccctaaaaataattagtaaaaagaGTTACTTAACTGATTGTCTCATGAGATCAAATATATTGTAGGTTCATTTTTTCACTAAAGAATTAGGCTTTTTAAAATGTTGaatcttattttatataaaataagaacAATATAACTgataattaatgaattatagGACTAAAcgttaaaattaattaataaaagaagaTTCGAGTCAATCATGGCTGCAGAAGTTAGATACAAAATATCAatacattcttttttttctcttatagTTTCCAATTTATCaccaaacatttcaaaaatataattacgTGTCCAATTTTTACTAATCCCTCTGTTAATTATTTCTAGAGTTCTctaacattagaaaacaaatgttTTCAAAACAATAACTAACAATGTGGAAATTGCTCTGTTTCACGAAGATCTAGTTTGACTTAGCATGgagtttaagaatataaagaaaatttttgaatcttgtggttctaaattaaagttaagtcaaatgtacaaaattgttctttgatcttgtggccttaaacatgtcacgtgaaaagttataaaaaaaaaaagaggtcattctttttgaaacatttgaaaaaagaaataaggtcattcttttttaaacggagggagtaagaAAATTATGTGGAATGATAAACATCTaggtatattatataatatagctatactttttttgttatttttaattcgTCGCtataattttgtgaaattgtgctattagttttcttaattgtataaattcaaaatttgtatattttagtagtgtataaatttagaatttatattatttggTTTCTGATAGTAAAAAATCAGAATTTCTATAATTTGATTTCGAAGtgtataaattcagaatttgtataatttgatttttgacgGTAAAAAAATCAGAATTTGTATAATAAGATTACTAAGGGTATAAatccaaaatttatataattcggCTTTTAACTGTAAAAGTTTAGAATTAATATATGATTACCCTAGCTATTTGTAtactatttatgaaaaaaatcataatgaatTACTATTTGTATATTGATAAGCGAAATATAAAAACGAAATTCTTATAAATTcctaaatgtataaatatagaATTTCTATATACTTACACAGTTTGTACATTCACAAGAGAAATATATAATGGACAAGCAAAAATATACAATTCTCAACCTCTATAGCAAAcgaaactatagctataaagcACAATTCTTGAACTCATAGCTATAGAGcttcattatatttattattgctatttttgaaatttgtaaGAACttgtaaatatatttcaatttttttttgtttgatatgtCATGCTCACTCATGctcttacaaaaataaaaatttaaattagaaaattaaaatatggtAAGATTTGGCAGACTGGTTGGACTATggctcatttatatatattgtctATCTCATTAGTCTAATTaacttttgaattaattaataatccATTCAAATTTAACTCAACACGATTGTTATAATTACCGTTGTCCTATCTTGTACCACAGCATTTACTTTCATTTCTTCTGTTAGGCCTCGTTTACACACAATGTTGTAGCAAATTCAAATTGTTATATTTGTACATTAATGATTAAAAGGAGCTCAATTTAGTAATAAAAACAAATGTCTTAGGAATTATCGTACGTACAAACAACATGTCACTTACAAATCATGATGTtatcctctttttttttgtacttaAAAAAATCTTATGACTGTTAGATTTGATAGTCAAAGAAGTATGAATGTGTTGTATCATCTTATTTTACACAAACATTTTAGtcataaagtattttttaaaaaaaagtaaataaagagGGTACTTACATAAACCTTGtgatgtcattttttatttctatattcaatTCATCAAAATTGATTAGTTTGAATggaatttctttcttttcttggtaCATATATCCTGGTGCTTTCAAGGGATATTACTGCATTTTTCCTGGAGatggaattaaaactttataaAGATGAAATCGGttaatactccctccatttcaatttgtttgaccTGCTTGTCTTTTAGACTAACACATattaaaaactaagaaaatcgTCTAATTACTGTTCTCCCTAAATGCTAAAAAAAAGGCGTGGATCATGGTGTGCCTATAGTACTTATTGTTCCCCAAGGTCATCACGGAGGGTCCTGTAAAACTTTTGGGGAAAAAAGTGTCCAAAAACCATATCACCAAAAAGTTCACACacgaaaaactaaaaaatttgtCTAATTCTTAAGAATGATCCCATCTCCCGTTTTAGCAATaatttgatttcaattttttatgtgaCACGATCAAAATCACAAGATTAAATGACATGATTATGACATATCCTTActttaagatcataaaatttaaaagtcttctttattttcataattttttttgtctaagtCAAGTTAATagataaaacaaatcaaaacgAAGGGAGTAATAGAGAATAAAGGAGGGGGGTTGGGAGTTGTGGTAGTTAAACAGAATCCTTAAATGTCAAAACTTCTAAAGGGAAATGCAAACAAATCTTCACCATATCTTAGTATGAGGACCACATTGATGCATGCAATCAAGTGGGGGCATATACTTTAATTTGTAAGTAACTTTCAAATTCTACATGCTACATTAGCATATTTGGTTCTTGTTCTTTCTTCAAGTGCcaataggaaaaagaaaaaaaaatgtgctcaattacatatattatatatatatcatagtCCATGGTTATTgaaatacaactttaattcTATTGGGAGTGTGTATGTAATATGCCAAATTCCATGTGGAATACATGTGAATTTGAGAATATTATTTGTGTTTCTTGGAAAGTGTATTctatgttatattggagtaatGGAGTTATTCCCTTCTTTCTAAAGTTAAAAAGTCTtgattagggttgttacattctATGCCTAAATTCTTATGCCCAATTTCACATTGGCACTATATGGGAGGTCATCTAATTTCCTAGTGTTAGTGATGTGTATTCTTCTAAAATCTGGTAAAGAGGCGTTGACGAGTAACTTCTAGTTCAAATGATTGGCTATCTGAACTTTCACTTTGTTGGTGAAGGTTCGAttctttaaattataatttacttCCTATTTTCCTACcccaatagaaaaaaaaatgttactcTCTTGTGGGAGACGTGATAGCTAGCTAGGGGTGGTAAATTGgtggatataattttttttgtttaaaagtgaattgatttttttcatcttttagtCAAAATGTATTAATGTTAAAAgggttaaaatgtttaaaaaggtaaaattacaTTGATAAAGTACAATTCTgaccaaaagaattttttcaaaaaaacaacatattttattttaaaggcCATTTTTGTAAATCACCTCTCAAAAGTTAGTCTGGATCAAAATTAGCAAAATAAACAGTCATAGCCCAACTCTGTTaccaaatttcaatttctttatttgttgtgatttattcaattaatagataaatttttttttaaaaaaaaaaaacaaaccttttttttaatcatagtTATAAAAGctactcattttattttagataaAGCAATTTTTTGGGTCAATTTAGACTACATATATAATTTGTCGtctcaaattttagaaaattaaatttgatcaaattataTTGGACTGAATTTATAAATAAGCTGATTATTATACCGTTAAAATTTAAACAGATTGAATGGGtcataattttactttcttaCTATAGGTTTAGAGTAGCTACTCTCTCGTGACTAACGTGTATCAACTTTTTATTTAGCTAGCctttgattataaatttagttgaatttttttttaaaaaaataaaattagttttttgaAGTTTGTTGAAGTATTTTAAGTGGAATTTAAAGTTGTGTTTGGACCtgacttgtatatgggaaaaaaatttaaagtttttatgagttaaaagtgaaatttcatccaaaattggtatagaatttgattatttttaaaagacagATTTTAATAAATTGACCAAATTTCATAGACAAATAATGTATGACCAAATGGGAGCTTAATTAGTTTAAGAAAGGGAAATATTCGGTTACACGTATATCAAAATCACTCATACATGTGGAGAGGGCTCCAAACATGGCTTGATTAATGGTTTGACAAATCTTAGCTTTAAACGTgcttataaaattaaaaagaataatcatATGCTTCACCCGATAACGTTAAAGTTAATAAGGTCATACACTTTATTTACGatttaataaaagttttgaCTCTCAAAACTGTgacatttaaatttttcttagacttagaaaatcTCCCAAAAATGAAAgtttatacatttttaattaGCCGTTTGTGTTGAAagtatgaaaaattaattatggttaattttttttttgtcattaattATTATAGGTAAAAAGACAGTTGCTCTATGTCCAAACTCTTATACAAACAGCCAATATTGTTCATTATTGACAAATGGGACCACAAAATAACATGAGTTTTTTAGGGAAATTTCAGTTCAATTTATTTGCAAAAAAGTATAGTCCTCATCCAATTATTGCTTCACAGGTCTATCGAATTATAACTTACACCAGCTTTCGGCCGTGAACTTCATTTCTGTCCCTTTCCTCCTTCATTAATgcgttaaaaaaaatgaattttgaacCTAACTaatcgaaaaaaaattaattattcgaTGCTTAAACCATATAGAATTACAATAGCTCATTCTTTCAACTAATGTGCGACACTATAGGTCTGATTCTAATATCATAAAAGTTAACTAATCCTTAAAAGTTAGTCGTGAGATCGGTATTTCTCATTTCTATATAAAGGAACCAATAACTTATTTTCTCAACTAGTATGGGATAATGTGACACTCTTCTACTATTTGGTCCCAAAATTCTTTTTGGAAGAATTACATTCAACAGATTGAACTAGCAAAACTTTATGACATTGTAATCTATGTACCTTATTGAGTAACAAATAAATTTGCTACTTACGAAAGTAATAACTAAATACATCAAATACTTATTATGAAAGTaactccaaaccaaaccatgaAATACTTTTCTATTTTGCTTCTTAGCTAATGGGAAATTTGAGTAAAATGCTAATTTTGATCAAAGCCTTTACTTAAAAGTTACACTATATAAATGtgtgtgtatttatttttcttaattattagtGTGTGCTTGGTATGGTgagatataattttatttcgatTTTCTCTTGTTTGATTGGTCAAAATTCttattaatgttaatatttattgtcgttaaaagttatttttgttgtagtgacaAGTTCCACAAATGACATTCCACATTAATTGTGTTCTCCTACCCTTCAACGTAATCTTCACCACTAATGTTTTAGCTTCATCCCTGCCCCTCATAGTAtttttgtcatatatatatagagaggcTAATAACTTTTGTTTACATAGCgaacacaagaaaataaatatgaaactaACATTATTTTCCTTTGTATCGAATACAACCTAAATAACTCCTTAAACCAATTGGGATTATACTTTAGGGCTTAAggctaaaatataatattagacGAATTACAATAAGATTGGAGTGAATTTTTGAGAGCATATATCaagaatatgtatatattgGTTGTGTTTCTATATTTGGAAAGCATTTGTAATGGGAGTGTGGTCCTACATTAtgaaaacttaactaatttaGCTAACAATATGTATGGTGTTTTCAATAGGGTTTTTGTAGTCAATTTATTATGTGCTGGCTTTGCTCAGTGTCCCCACCATAGGCTGTGTAGAGGCTGGATTTCAGAAAGATGCCTTGACCTAAATCTTTGGGAACAGAGAACCCTTAACCTAAATCCTTGGGAAATAAGAGAGATACCTTAACCTAAATTTTTAGGGGAATTGtctttcttttccctttctttGAGAGGACCGTAATGACGGAGGTTGGATTTTCATGAAGGGGATTCACCATTTGCAAGTATACAATGTAATTTTCTATTAAAGGGTCCTTCCGCCCCTCAAGTGTGTGTACTGGTTAGTACCTCCCTATAGCACATGTCGATTAACTCTGTCCACCAAGGATAGATGGAAAGAATCGCCTattatttctcttcttttttttgtcttaGTAAATTGGATGGTTCCACAAAGCAAAGATAGAAGATGAATATTTTATCTACTATAATGTACATAAACAATATAGATCTCAATAGAAAGaggcaaagaaaaaaaaggatgaCCATTTGTTTTGGACATCTAGAGATTTAAAGCTAGAAAAAGTGATACAACTTCCTACTACTGATATATTTGGCAGAAATGTGTGAAGGAAACATATGCACGCTTGAACAAAGGAAATATCCACAGTTTGTTAGATACTGCTGTTTGATCGCGATGATCCATTCCTacttgaacttgagttttcttTCTTCCACATGGCCTCGAAATTCTGGAAACATTTCAATGGTCTAACCTGCATAGAGAAACACATACAAGATGAAATGAGAGATCTAAGCTTAACTCAGAATGATAATCACATATATAAGAGCATTGAAGTAGCAACAAAACTATATCTCCTAAAACACAATACAGGACATCGCTGAGACTCAGGCATCGTTAAGCTTAAGCCAAAATTCTAAACCATCTTTGACTATGTCGATGAGACAAGTATGAAGGaaagatgaaaaaagaaatagaacATTATCGGAAAGACTGGCTTGTCCTCTAGTACTAGGCATGAAAATCAGCAGAAAACCAGAGAGACTCTTATCAATCAGAACATGAGCATGTTTTTATTTTCCTGTCAAGTTTATGCAATTATGTATCATTTGCTAGTTGCTACGCACTTGTTGAAGCGTAGAAAGAGGTGAATGGGATGTATAAGAACTACTCATGCAATCACAGATGCTCAAGTGATTTAGGTAATACAGATCTACTTGACTAGGCTTGGAAAATAGTTTTAATTCATTATCACCAATATGAGAAGTTCAAAATACATATGCACCAATCACTATTTATAAGTGCAATGACCGAAAGGTTTACCTTCCAACGCCTTTTCTGGCCAAATTTGTTGTAAATGGCCTCGAGCCTTGGgattattttcttgaaagttgGACGCATAGCCGGATTCTCATTCCAGCACTCTTCAATCAGCCTGGAAAACCAAAATCAACTCTGATTAAATCAGGTAATAACAACAATGGCAGTGATGATTTGGCTACCATAAAAAGCTAAAACCTATACTGTGGGAAAAAAAGAGTTGATTCACAGCAAACCAGTTCATTATTGAATATCTCAAAAAGTATCAAATATAGAACCACAATTATAAACCTAGTCAACTGTAGAATAAGTAGAATCAAAGAAGTTACAAATTGACTTCTGGATCGACTTccttttgtttagttttaaacTTAAACTGTTTTGTTCATAAATTGCATGGGAATGTCTATGTCATGATTTATAGATCCTCCATTAAGTTGCACACAGGGAAAGGATGGTCATTGAACTCTAGAACTTAACTGTAATAAGTATTCTTATTATCACATAAAATGCGGCCATTGGCacttaaaagaaattttaacaAATGAAGGTCTATAACTTATTTGTCAGAACACAGGACACATAGGTAGGAGTCATTTAACATACACTTTCCTTAATGGTTTCTAAAAGGACAAATTGTTCTACAGTTGTTACTTGTCGTAGCTTGTTAAATGGGTCGGGAATGGGAGCTTAGTTTCTGTCTGGGTATGCGACCAAGTGGAATACAAGGCAATCTCATAGGTGAAAGCTCTGTTTTCTATAAGCTATCTTTGAGGCCCTTagaataagaaataaattgatTCAAAGTGGGAGCAGGTTTGAGAAAGGATCTTAGAGTGTCTAAGCATGAGCCAGGAGAGGCTTTTGATGACGTATTGGTGGGATAAGTGCAATGCGACTATAATATCTGCCAACAAAGGGAAGACAATATACCAAACTTGTCCAAGAAGTAAAGCTTGGTCCTTCGGGCAGAACCTTGCTAGTATAAACCccacatatatcttcttccgtAAGCAtatttatgtttaaataatGAAGCATGTCCACGAAGTGTACTTTCCTTGTTATTCTTACTCTTTTCACATACGTAAATTGTGATAGTTAGATATATAGAGACAGTACTTAGACTTAGACCAGTCATAAACAAATGTTGTCGAATTTTACTTAATATCTTAATTGTtatcattttcttaaatttcaatgAGAACATAGAgtttccattgcattgcacaagtattagACTATGGAGTTCCACAAATAAATTGATAGAGAACTTACTCCTTAAGTCCATGGGCATAACATTTTGCTGGCGCTTTAAAAGGAGGGCGCTCCTTAGCAGCATAGTGTTTgggtacttcattttcattctttgcTTTGAAAGGGGGGCAGCCTTCAATCATCTAAAGTACACGACAGCACAATTATCAAAATCCCAACTTATTTGTGGaaacaaatatagaaaatatgcaCATCCTTGACTTGTGGAAGTTCATAAAGCACATTTTAGAAGTTTTAGTTGATTTCTAGCATCATAGAGCAGATCAACACTAGTATAGAGTATAATCAATATGTATTGCAGTACTGATTTATTTAGATGGTAGAAAATAAAAACTGCAGTTTCAGTTCCCCTGCTGTCAGTTCCCACAGCAGATAGTTAACCACCTGCTGTCAGTTCCCTCAGCAGATATTAACACTGTCTATTTCATTTCAATAATGTAACTCCATTCAGAATATAGtattaatcatgaaaataatatatgaacatatatatttttatatatatggtcCACAATGAATGAACTAAAGAACTGTCATTtcttaagataaaaaaattcaaacaagacAAAGAAAATGTTACCTCTTGCAAAATTAAAGCAAAGGAAAAGACATCAACTTTGGTATCGTATTCCTCATTTTTGAAAACCTCTGGAGCTACATATCGGCCTATTTATTTCCaacaaaataaaagacaaaaaggAAACAggttaagatattttttaaacattaatcAACAGAAATGGATCAGTAGAAGCAATAACGGCACCATGCAATcgtgaacaatttttttaaaattagactGACAGGAATTTTACATCCAAACAAGCAGCAACAACAGTGTCACAAATACTAACGAGTCTGTGTCAAATGTCAGCATGGTTCTCCATTTGAAAAGAAATGTTGTGATACCTAAAAGAAAGGAGTACTCACAAGATGTGTTATCACATGTCAGAGGCTTATCTTCTTTGACCCTGTTGGTAACTTTCAATAGCTTGCTGACTCCAAAATCAGCAACTTTCAGGTGTCCCGTATCATCCCTCAAAATATTTCTGTTATGTCAcgtgaaaatattaaaacattaagatgaaagaaactcaattttgaaagaagggAACTTCAAAGATTGAGGCTTGTCAACAAAACCTTGGAAGGGAATTTGCTTACACAAATGGAATCAAAggaaacctaataaaagaaaagaacttACGAAGGCTCTAGGTCACGATGAATAATCGCTTCAGGTTTAATTTCATGTAGATAGTTCAGTCCTCTGCAACAATATAAACCACAAGAGTGGTTAAAATTCTACTTATGCACATTATGCTTCAAGCTAACATGAGTCATATAGTATGTTTGATAGAttattttagtaaataacaAGCATGAGCTGATTCAAAGTGTTTCACATGCCAAGCAGCTGTGGAAATTCAAGTGAAATTTGGAAATCTAAATTTTAATAGAATtagaaaataacttttgaaGAGATCCTTGATGCAATCCAATCCGATTTCTTTGAGCTGTGTTGACTATCTCAGAGTTAAAAGAGAATGATTCAATgatttatgataatattaaatagtaGGAAGACTTGAAATGGGTATAAAGATAACgaattatatttgaaataatacaGGATACTACAGGCCCAGGGCATAAATTTTAGCTGGAAAGCAGGTCAAACAAAGTGGAAGTAGAGAGCAATATCAAAATGATGTTTATTAACTTCCAATAATGACTGATGGAAAAAGCAACTAGTGTTGCATCTTCTCGTTTCCTTTTTGTTTACTCAATACATCCTATTTGATATTCCTAGGGTAAGCTTAAAGTGATATGCAGGAAATTTGAATACTAGGTCAGCAGATAACCTCGCGATCGAGGAAAAAGTGGCATGTCAATTAACAAGTATGatcttctattttcttttcttctttctattaATATTACCAGTGGATATGCAAACACCAGATGGAATCTTTAAGAACACAATAGATGTTAACTAAAGATTCATAACAAACTACTAGATGAATTAAGCGATAAACATTCTCAGAAGTATAATCAACAGCTGAGTGATTACTTGCTCTGCCTCCCACAGATGctaatttttagaatttaaaaCCAAGAGATATGCAAGTTGTGTGGTTTTAAATGTTACTCCACAAAGTTCCCCAGGTTCCAGACATTTATATAAGTGTTGGTCTTGTTCTTACGTAGTGAGTTTATAACATTAGCTAATAGTGTAGAGTGGCTTGTGAACCTTGCGATGTCTATTGCAAATCTGATAGCTTTTGTTGGTCTAAGAgattcttcattcttcaaatatgCATGAAGATCACCCTGAAATGTATAGCCATGAAAAAGACAATTAGTATCAGGGCTGTTGCTtttgcaagaaaagaaaaaaatagagaaaggaATCAATTAAGATAAATGTGTAGAATAACTAAAACGTTCACCGTCAAGTGAAATGTTGTGAAACATAACCATACACACCATTTTTGATCAACAAAAAACAAGAGAGTAAACTTGGGACTACCTTTGGTAAGTATTCCGTCACTATCATCATCGGGCTACTTTGTGTTACAGCACCAAGAAATTGGACGACATTTGGATGTCTAATCTTCTGGAGCAGTGCAAGCTCGTCTCTGAATGCCGTCCTGCAAATATCCAAGTATGTAATAAATAAGTGAGATATGAGGAGAGCTAAACAATGTGAAGAAGAAGCTCTTATGGGCTTTCTGTTCTCACTAGAAGATTCCACAGAAGCAGTATTGGGATCTTATACTCACACTTTATCCTCATCAGCGATCTCATCATCTCCAAACTTTTTCACAGCAACTTTTATTCCACGCCATGAGGCAATATGAAAGGTTCCCTACAATATTTCAGGAATCATAAGAAAGATACAGAAGGAAAAGTTTGTAGATTGGAGCAACATAATAGAAGAATAGGAAAAGGATCAGGTGAATATTTCCCAGCTTTTTCCAAACATAGCACCCTAACATAAGGACTTCTTATGACAGAAACACCAAAGAAGATCAACTTATGACCAACCGAGCATCCCACTCAATTTAGTTCTGTTCACTTCTCAATATAACCTCCCAAGATAATAGGTTAAAAAGGAAGTACTTTGAAAGGAAAATCAGCATACCTAGCCCATTGAAATGTtcacatattatatatgtaattaccTTGGCCAATTCAATGCTGTTCGTGAAATCAAGTTCTTTAGCATCAATCTCATACTCTGGAACTTCACGTGAATTGTTGACATGCATGGGAGCCATC
This window of the Solanum pennellii chromosome 2, SPENNV200 genome carries:
- the LOC107011645 gene encoding integrin-linked protein kinase 1-like; this encodes MEPVRFLLGKQSSLAPERVIAAVEIESEDGEEGDVIDIDPRIRLMYSANEGDIEGIKELLDSGTDVNFRDDDERTALHVAACQGYSDVVQLLIDNGAEIDPEDRWGSTPLGDAIHYKNHHVIKLLEEHGAKPPMAPMHVNNSREVPEYEIDAKELDFTNSIELAKGTFHIASWRGIKVAVKKFGDDEIADEDKVTAFRDELALLQKIRHPNVVQFLGAVTQSSPMMIVTEYLPKGDLHAYLKNEESLRPTKAIRFAIDIARGLNYLHEIKPEAIIHRDLEPSNILRDDTGHLKVADFGVSKLLKVTNRVKEDKPLTCDNTSCRYVAPEVFKNEEYDTKVDVFSFALILQEMIEGCPPFKAKNENEVPKHYAAKERPPFKAPAKCYAHGLKELIEECWNENPAMRPTFKKIIPRLEAIYNKFGQKRRWKVRPLKCFQNFEAMWKKENSSSSRNGSSRSNSSI